In the genome of Streptobacillus canis, the window CATGTCTATGAGGAATATTAATTAATTGATTAGTGATGGAGTTAGTCCATTTAATAGAGTAATTATATCCACAAGAATTACATAATCTAGATTTACAAGTAAGTTTCATTTTATGTTGAAAGTTACACATATGACATCTATATGAAATGAAACCTTTAGAGAGGTCACCACAAGCAAGAAATTTATCAATAGAGTTAGAGATATGTTTCATATGTTGATTAGAAGAATAAGGCTTGATAGAATTTAAAGAATTTGTTAAAATAGTATTGGTGAAGATAAATTTGATTTTAGATATCATATTTATCACCCCTTTCTGTTTATTTGGTTTGGCGATTAAATTATACAGAAAAGAAAGAGGTGATTCAAGGATTTTTTTAAAATCCCGAATCACCTTTTTTTAAGGAGACTATTGAGGAAGAAAAAAACTCTTACTTTTCAACAGCCCTAATTTATTTTCTTAACAAATTCTGATTTTAAACTCATAGCTCCAAATCCATCTATCTTACAATCTATGTTGTGGTCTGAATCTTGAACTAGTCTGATGTTTTTGACTTTAGTCCCTATTTTTAAACTATTTGATGAACCTTTAACTTTTAAATCTTTAATAATAGTAACGCTGTCACCATCTTTTAAGATTGCTCCATTTGTATCTTTAACAATAAATTCTTCTGTTTCAGTTTCTTCTTTAGTAAATTCGTGTGAACATTCAGGACAAATATATATGAAGTTATCTTCGTATACATATTCACCTTGACATTGTGGACATTTTGGTATCATTTTTTCACTTCCCTTCACCTTATTATATCATAAAAAACAAAATATGGTAATTGCATTGATTTTTACTTGTAAAAATTGTATAATTAAAT includes:
- a CDS encoding zinc ribbon domain-containing protein YjdM; the protein is MIPKCPQCQGEYVYEDNFIYICPECSHEFTKEETETEEFIVKDTNGAILKDGDSVTIIKDLKVKGSSNSLKIGTKVKNIRLVQDSDHNIDCKIDGFGAMSLKSEFVKKIN
- a CDS encoding transposase zinc-binding domain-containing protein yields the protein MISKIKFIFTNTILTNSLNSIKPYSSNQHMKHISNSIDKFLACGDLSKGFISYRCHMCNFQHKMKLTCKSRLCNSCGYNYSIKWTNSITNQLINIPHRH